From a region of the Deltaproteobacteria bacterium genome:
- the gyrB gene encoding DNA topoisomerase (ATP-hydrolyzing) subunit B, with translation MSEYDARSIEVLEGLDPVRKRPAMYIGSTGPGGLHHLVYEVVDNSIDEAVAGFCDTIRVTIHSDNSVTVEDNGRGIPIDPHAKLGRPAAEVVLTTLHSGGKFNNKSYKVSSGLHGVGVSCVNALSEKLDLEIKLGGKVYRQHYARGVPQEDLHSVGTTDKTGTTITFQPDSAIFDVTEYSFDTLANRLRELSFLNAGIRIHLEDERNGKKHEFHYEGGIASFVEYLNRGTVSVHPVILLVGDRSYEQSTGEGMVTTDVHIEAALQYNDGYNESVYSFANNVNTIEGGTHLTGFRNALTRAMNRWIAEHLPEKEVVTVTGEDTREGLAAVVSVKLSHPQFEGQTKAKLGNSEVAGLVGNLVYEQLSSYLEENPAAAKSVAMKCTDAVRAREAARKARDLTRRKGALGDASLPGKLADCQERDPAKAEIFIVEGDSAGGSAKQGRDRYNQAILPIRGKLINVEKARLDRMLANNEIQIMIAALGTGIGEDFDANKLRYHKVVLMTDADVDGSHIQTLLLTFFFRHMPDLITRGHLYLAQPPLYKVKRGKHEQYIQSDNELSQHLLGIGLGESRVFASGRDAPLDEASLRELLSHAQRCERVSVSMERRGIDARIVEAAAACGLTSAEANADAAARSDFERRLVAYLEQSYAEALPVRIEWSQDAEHSRWKPAVHVMQTAVQRSVEFDQALLESPDYQRFVALFECAVAVGNAPYRLVVGGEERVIASPRQLLIELLQIAGKGQYIQRYKGLGEMNPEQLWETTMDPGKRTLLHVRVEDGPEANQTFSILMGDLVEPRKEFIEKNALNAVNLDI, from the coding sequence ATGAGCGAGTACGACGCGAGATCCATCGAGGTTCTCGAGGGTCTCGATCCGGTCCGGAAACGGCCCGCGATGTACATCGGGTCGACGGGTCCGGGCGGGTTGCACCACCTGGTCTACGAGGTGGTCGACAACTCGATCGACGAAGCCGTCGCAGGCTTCTGCGACACGATTCGAGTCACGATCCACAGTGACAACTCGGTCACGGTCGAGGACAACGGGCGCGGCATTCCGATCGACCCACACGCCAAGCTCGGCCGCCCCGCCGCCGAAGTCGTGCTCACGACGCTGCACTCCGGCGGGAAGTTCAACAACAAGTCGTACAAGGTCTCGAGCGGTCTGCACGGGGTCGGCGTCTCGTGCGTGAACGCGCTCTCGGAGAAGCTCGACCTCGAGATCAAGCTCGGCGGCAAGGTGTACCGGCAGCACTACGCGCGCGGAGTTCCGCAGGAGGACCTGCACTCCGTCGGCACGACCGACAAGACCGGCACGACGATCACGTTCCAGCCCGACTCCGCGATCTTCGACGTCACCGAATACAGCTTCGACACGCTGGCCAACCGGCTGCGCGAGCTCTCGTTCCTGAACGCCGGGATCCGCATCCACCTCGAGGACGAGCGCAACGGGAAGAAGCACGAATTCCACTACGAGGGCGGGATCGCCTCGTTCGTCGAGTACCTGAATCGCGGGACGGTGTCCGTCCACCCGGTGATCCTGCTCGTCGGAGACCGCAGCTACGAGCAGTCGACCGGCGAGGGAATGGTCACCACCGACGTCCACATCGAAGCCGCCCTCCAGTACAACGACGGGTACAACGAGAGCGTCTACAGCTTCGCGAACAACGTGAACACGATCGAAGGCGGGACGCACCTGACCGGCTTCCGGAACGCGCTCACGCGCGCGATGAATCGCTGGATCGCCGAGCACCTGCCCGAGAAAGAAGTCGTGACCGTCACCGGCGAGGACACGCGCGAAGGCCTGGCCGCGGTCGTCTCGGTGAAGCTCTCGCACCCGCAGTTCGAGGGCCAGACCAAGGCCAAGCTCGGCAACAGCGAGGTGGCGGGGCTGGTCGGAAATCTCGTCTACGAGCAGCTCTCGAGCTACCTCGAGGAGAACCCGGCCGCCGCGAAATCCGTCGCGATGAAGTGCACCGACGCCGTGCGAGCGAGAGAGGCGGCGCGAAAGGCGCGCGATCTCACGCGCCGGAAAGGGGCGCTCGGCGACGCGAGCCTGCCGGGAAAACTCGCAGACTGCCAGGAGCGCGACCCCGCGAAGGCGGAGATCTTCATCGTCGAGGGCGACTCGGCCGGTGGCTCCGCGAAGCAGGGCCGAGACCGCTACAACCAGGCGATCCTTCCGATCCGCGGCAAGCTCATCAACGTCGAGAAGGCGCGTCTCGATCGGATGCTCGCGAACAACGAGATCCAGATCATGATCGCCGCGCTCGGAACCGGAATCGGCGAGGACTTCGACGCCAACAAGCTCCGCTACCACAAAGTCGTCCTGATGACCGACGCCGACGTCGACGGCTCGCACATCCAGACGCTCCTGCTCACCTTCTTCTTCCGCCACATGCCCGATCTGATCACGCGGGGGCACCTGTACCTGGCGCAGCCGCCGCTCTACAAGGTGAAGCGCGGCAAGCACGAGCAGTACATCCAGAGCGACAACGAGCTCTCTCAGCACCTGCTCGGGATCGGCCTCGGCGAGTCTCGCGTCTTCGCCAGCGGACGCGATGCGCCGCTCGACGAGGCCAGCCTGCGCGAGCTGCTATCGCACGCGCAGCGCTGTGAGCGCGTGAGCGTCTCGATGGAGCGCCGCGGCATCGACGCGCGAATCGTCGAGGCGGCGGCGGCCTGCGGTCTGACCAGCGCGGAGGCGAACGCGGACGCCGCCGCGCGCAGCGACTTCGAGCGCCGACTCGTCGCGTATCTGGAGCAGAGCTATGCAGAGGCGCTCCCGGTTCGGATCGAATGGTCCCAGGACGCCGAGCACAGCCGCTGGAAGCCGGCGGTGCACGTGATGCAGACGGCGGTGCAGCGCTCGGTCGAGTTCGATCAGGCGCTGCTCGAGTCACCCGACTACCAGCGCTTCGTCGCGCTCTTCGAGTGCGCGGTCGCGGTCGGAAACGCTCCGTACCGGCTCGTCGTGGGCGGCGAGGAGCGCGTCATCGCATCGCCGCGCCAGCTCCTGATCGAGCTGCTCCAGATCGCCGGCAAAGGCCAGTACATCCAGCGCTACAAGGGCCTCGGCGAGATGAACCCCGAGCAGCTCTGGGAGACGACGATGGACCCGGGCAAGCGCACGCTTCTGCACGTCCGCGTCGAGGACGGGCCAGAAGCGAACCAGACCTTCAGCATCCTGATGGGCGACCTCGTCGAGCCTCGCAAGGAGTTCATCGAGAAGAACGCCCTGAACGCCGTGAACCTCGACATCTGA
- the gyrA gene encoding DNA gyrase subunit A, whose translation MTDTPETPALPPVNPPIPVAIEDEMRRSFLDYSMSVIISRALPDVRDGLKPSQRRILVTFNDLNLTSDRPYRKCAKIAGDVSGNYHPHGEAVIYPSIVRLAQPFSLRYPLVDGQGNFGSVDGDPPAAMRYTEARLTRIAAEMLADLERETVDFVPNYDNTRTEPIVLPTRIPNLVINGSSGIAVGMATNIPPHNLGETADALILLARNPRVGLDELMEKLPGPDFPTGALICGGSGIREAYRTGRGLLTVRARAATEEMRGGRVRIVLDEIPYMVNKASMIEKIAELVRDGRIDGISDVRDESDRRGMRVVVELKKDADDQVVLNQLFKMTPMQTTFGVNMVALVRNRPQTLGLIALLQHFLDFRREVVRRRAAFDLRQAEARAHILEGFNVALDHLDALIALIRASQSPAEAREALMARFSLSERQAQAILELRLQRLTAMERQKILDELAEVRAKIEELKALLASDEKVTELIVRELEEMREKYADPRRTELAAAVEDFTTEDLIAEEDMVVTITHRGYAKRHVPTLYRAQRRGGKGKVAASTADEDFVSMVFVASTHAYLLCFTNKGRVHWLKVHELPELSRGAKGKALVNLLQLAEGERIQAILPVRDFGEGGYVVLATRDGTIKKTELAQYSNPRRGGIIAIHIADGDELIAASRTSGGEQILLATQDGKSIRFNEEQVRPMGRAATGVRGISTREGDATVGMEVLKPGKTILTVSENGFGKRSPLEEYREQNRGGQGIITIKTTERNGQVVGIMQVDDRDEIMLITSGGKMIRTRVAEIPSMSRNTQGVRLMEPSEGERVVSVAKLGEEDEVEGA comes from the coding sequence ATGACCGACACGCCAGAGACTCCCGCGCTGCCACCAGTGAACCCTCCGATCCCCGTCGCGATCGAGGACGAGATGCGCCGCTCGTTCCTCGACTACTCGATGTCGGTCATCATCAGCCGCGCGCTGCCCGACGTGCGCGACGGGCTCAAGCCCTCGCAGCGGCGCATCCTGGTCACGTTCAACGACCTGAACCTGACCTCCGACCGGCCCTACCGGAAGTGCGCGAAGATCGCCGGCGACGTCTCGGGCAACTACCACCCGCACGGCGAGGCGGTGATCTACCCGTCGATCGTGCGCCTCGCCCAGCCGTTCTCGCTGCGTTACCCGCTCGTCGACGGTCAGGGGAACTTCGGATCGGTCGACGGCGATCCCCCGGCGGCCATGCGCTACACCGAAGCGCGTCTCACGCGGATCGCGGCAGAGATGCTCGCCGATCTCGAGCGCGAGACCGTCGACTTCGTACCGAACTACGACAACACGCGCACCGAGCCGATCGTCCTGCCGACGCGCATCCCGAACCTGGTGATCAACGGCTCGTCGGGAATCGCGGTCGGCATGGCCACGAACATCCCGCCGCACAACCTCGGCGAGACGGCCGACGCGCTGATCCTGCTCGCTCGAAATCCGCGCGTCGGGCTCGACGAGCTGATGGAGAAGCTGCCCGGGCCCGACTTCCCCACCGGCGCGCTGATCTGCGGCGGAAGCGGAATTCGCGAGGCCTATCGCACCGGCCGGGGCCTGCTCACCGTGCGCGCGCGAGCGGCGACCGAGGAGATGCGCGGCGGCCGCGTGCGCATCGTGCTCGACGAGATCCCGTACATGGTCAACAAGGCTTCGATGATCGAGAAGATCGCGGAGCTGGTGCGCGACGGGCGGATCGACGGCATCTCCGACGTCCGCGACGAGTCCGACCGCCGCGGCATGCGCGTCGTGGTGGAGCTGAAGAAGGACGCGGACGACCAGGTCGTGCTGAATCAGCTCTTCAAGATGACGCCGATGCAGACCACGTTCGGCGTGAACATGGTGGCGCTGGTGCGCAACCGGCCGCAGACGCTCGGCCTGATCGCACTGCTGCAGCACTTCCTCGACTTCCGCCGCGAGGTCGTGCGCCGGCGCGCGGCCTTCGACCTTCGCCAGGCCGAGGCGCGCGCACACATCCTCGAGGGCTTCAATGTCGCGCTCGACCACCTCGACGCGCTGATCGCGCTGATCCGCGCCAGCCAGAGCCCGGCCGAGGCCCGCGAAGCGCTGATGGCGCGCTTCTCGCTCTCGGAGCGACAGGCGCAGGCGATCCTGGAGCTGCGCCTGCAGCGGCTCACCGCGATGGAGCGCCAGAAGATCCTCGACGAGCTCGCCGAGGTGCGCGCGAAGATCGAGGAGCTGAAGGCGCTGCTCGCCAGCGACGAGAAGGTCACCGAGCTGATCGTCCGCGAGCTCGAGGAGATGCGCGAGAAGTACGCGGACCCGCGCCGAACCGAGCTCGCCGCCGCGGTCGAGGACTTCACGACCGAGGATCTGATCGCGGAAGAGGACATGGTCGTGACCATCACCCACCGCGGCTACGCCAAGCGGCACGTGCCCACGCTCTACCGGGCGCAGCGCCGCGGCGGAAAGGGAAAGGTCGCCGCATCGACGGCCGACGAGGACTTCGTGTCGATGGTCTTCGTGGCCTCGACGCACGCCTATCTGCTCTGCTTCACCAACAAGGGCCGCGTGCACTGGCTGAAGGTCCACGAGCTTCCCGAGCTCTCGCGCGGCGCGAAGGGCAAGGCGCTGGTGAACCTGCTTCAGCTCGCCGAGGGCGAGCGGATCCAGGCGATCCTGCCGGTGCGCGACTTCGGCGAGGGCGGCTACGTGGTGCTCGCGACACGGGACGGAACGATCAAGAAGACCGAGCTCGCGCAGTACTCGAACCCGCGCCGCGGCGGCATCATCGCGATCCACATCGCCGACGGAGACGAGCTGATCGCGGCCTCGCGCACGAGCGGAGGCGAGCAGATCCTGCTCGCCACGCAGGACGGAAAATCGATCCGCTTCAACGAGGAGCAGGTCCGGCCGATGGGCCGCGCGGCGACGGGCGTGCGCGGCATCTCCACGCGCGAGGGTGACGCCACCGTCGGAATGGAAGTGCTGAAGCCCGGCAAGACCATCCTCACCGTGAGCGAGAACGGCTTCGGCAAGCGCTCGCCGCTCGAGGAGTACCGCGAGCAGAACCGCGGCGGGCAGGGGATCATCACCATCAAGACGACCGAGCGGAACGGCCAGGTCGTGGGGATCATGCAGGTCGACGATCGCGACGAGATCATGCTGATCACGAGCGGCGGAAAGATGATCCGCACGCGCGTCGCCGAGATCCCCAGCATGAGCCGCAACACCCAGGGCGTGCGGCTGATGGAGCCGTCCGAGGGCGAGCGCGTGGTCTCGGTCGCCAAGCTCGGCGAGGAAGACGAGGTCGAGGGCGCATGA
- the hemL gene encoding glutamate-1-semialdehyde-2,1-aminomutase, translating to MNTSRSKQLLERARNVIPGGVNSPVRAFGSVGGQARFIRSASGARIVDEDGNSYIDYVASWGAILHGHAHPVVLEAIARAAARGTSFGAPTEAEIALAERVCQLVPSLEMVRLVCSGTEATMSAIRLARGATGRDRVLKFDGCYHGHPDHMLAAAGSGVATLGIPGTDGVPRAAVADTVVLPFNDLEAVESLFASRGAEIAAVIVEPVAANMGLVPPVAGFLSGLRSICDRHGALLIFDEVITGFRVALGGAQARFGVAPDLTTFGKVIGGGLPVGAYGGRRALMERMAPLGPVYQAGTLSGNPLATAAGLAALELAAQPGVYERLEAGTKRMADGLAGLAREAGVPFTASSLGGVFGFFFHPGPVRSYADAQKCDTAAFRSFFHSMLEQGIYLAPSPFEAGFLTCAHGDSELDQTLEAARRAFARAT from the coding sequence ATGAACACGTCGCGCTCCAAGCAGCTTCTCGAGCGGGCGCGCAACGTGATCCCGGGCGGTGTCAACAGCCCGGTCCGCGCGTTCGGATCGGTGGGCGGGCAGGCGCGCTTCATCCGCTCGGCCTCGGGCGCGCGCATCGTCGACGAGGACGGCAACTCCTACATCGACTACGTCGCGTCGTGGGGCGCGATCCTGCACGGGCACGCGCACCCGGTCGTGCTCGAGGCGATCGCGCGAGCGGCCGCGCGCGGCACGAGCTTCGGCGCCCCGACCGAGGCCGAGATCGCGCTCGCGGAACGCGTCTGCCAGCTCGTGCCGTCGCTCGAGATGGTGCGATTGGTCTGCTCGGGCACCGAGGCGACCATGAGCGCGATCCGCCTCGCGCGCGGAGCGACCGGCCGCGACCGGGTCCTGAAGTTCGACGGCTGCTACCACGGCCACCCCGATCACATGCTCGCCGCGGCGGGCTCGGGGGTCGCGACGCTCGGCATCCCCGGCACCGACGGCGTGCCTCGCGCGGCGGTCGCCGACACGGTGGTGCTGCCGTTCAACGATCTCGAAGCGGTCGAATCGCTCTTCGCCTCGCGCGGCGCCGAGATCGCGGCGGTGATCGTGGAGCCGGTCGCCGCGAACATGGGACTGGTGCCTCCCGTCGCCGGTTTCCTTTCGGGACTGCGCTCGATCTGCGACCGGCACGGGGCGCTGTTGATCTTCGACGAGGTGATCACGGGCTTCCGCGTCGCGCTCGGCGGAGCACAGGCGCGCTTCGGCGTCGCGCCCGACCTGACCACGTTCGGCAAGGTGATCGGCGGCGGCCTGCCGGTCGGCGCCTACGGCGGCCGTCGCGCGCTGATGGAGCGAATGGCTCCACTGGGCCCGGTCTACCAGGCGGGCACGCTCTCCGGAAATCCGCTCGCCACCGCCGCGGGCCTGGCCGCGCTCGAGCTCGCCGCGCAGCCGGGCGTCTACGAGCGACTCGAAGCCGGCACGAAGAGGATGGCGGACGGGCTCGCTGGACTCGCGCGAGAAGCGGGCGTGCCATTCACCGCGAGCTCGCTCGGCGGCGTCTTCGGCTTCTTCTTCCACCCGGGGCCGGTGCGAAGCTACGCGGACGCTCAGAAGTGCGACACCGCGGCGTTCCGCAGCTTCTTCCACTCCATGCTCGAGCAGGGCATCTACCTGGCGCCGTCCCCGTTCGAGGCTGGCTTTCTCACCTGCGCTCACGGCGACTCCGAGCTCGACCAGACCCTCGAAGCCGCCCGGCGCGCATTCGCGCGGGCGACCTGA
- a CDS encoding AtpZ/AtpI family protein, with the protein MADEPRRGPRLPAVRMGRGIEAAWEAALSIVLGAVLGIYGDRWLGTSPVLMMVFLALGATVAFRRLIALGKQSTKDEETPPR; encoded by the coding sequence ATGGCCGACGAGCCGCGCCGCGGCCCTCGTCTGCCGGCGGTCCGGATGGGCCGGGGGATCGAAGCGGCCTGGGAGGCGGCGCTCTCGATCGTGCTCGGCGCGGTGCTCGGGATCTACGGCGACCGCTGGCTCGGCACCTCGCCGGTCCTGATGATGGTGTTCCTCGCGCTCGGCGCGACCGTCGCCTTCCGGCGGCTGATCGCGCTCGGAAAGCAGTCCACGAAGGACGAGGAAACTCCTCCGCGTTGA
- the atpB gene encoding F0F1 ATP synthase subunit A: protein MRRRLERGRGRRDPTLESERPGARRARRVFDRRRGSSDRDRAGHARASHRSLLHRGDLRARSHSRSAARVPGRPARDRSGGDLARAHPAGAAGPPMSHPPSIFMILEAAVPLLLQTVVAAILLVLLVSWRVRAGLGPDAVVPDGRVSLRNCFEVMFEGIATLAHDSIGHDWRKYMPMLGTLGVFILIGNLMGLVPGLGGPTSYIETNLSWAIVSVVTSEAAAIRVNGFGGWLKHMSPGPIWMAPLMLPIELFSHLIRFVSLTIRLTANMFADHTLAAIFIGFGGVVSIFVPWIVLGLGVFICFVQAFIFTFLTNIYIGMGLEEAH, encoded by the coding sequence ATGCGACGCCGCTTGGAGCGCGGCCGCGGGCGGAGGGATCCAACTCTTGAATCTGAGCGTCCTGGAGCGAGGCGTGCGCGCCGCGTTTTCGACCGGCGCCGCGGATCAAGCGACCGCGATCGCGCAGGTCATGCTCGTGCTTCGCACCGTTCTCTTCTTCACCGCGGTGATCTACGTGCTCGCAGCCACTCCCGTTCTGCCGCTCGCGTTCCTGGCCGGCCTGCTCGCGATCGTTCCGGCGGCGATCTGGCACGGGCTCACCCCGCAGGCGCCGCAGGCCCCCCGATGAGCCACCCCCCCTCCATCTTCATGATCCTCGAGGCCGCGGTGCCGCTGCTGCTGCAGACGGTCGTCGCCGCGATCCTGCTGGTGCTGCTGGTCTCGTGGCGCGTGCGCGCGGGGCTGGGTCCCGACGCGGTGGTTCCCGACGGGCGCGTGTCGCTTCGCAACTGCTTCGAGGTCATGTTCGAGGGCATCGCCACGCTGGCCCACGACTCGATCGGCCATGATTGGCGCAAGTACATGCCCATGCTCGGAACGCTGGGCGTCTTCATCCTGATCGGGAACCTGATGGGGCTCGTGCCAGGGCTCGGCGGTCCGACTTCCTACATCGAGACGAACCTGTCCTGGGCGATCGTCTCGGTCGTCACCTCCGAGGCGGCGGCGATCCGGGTGAACGGTTTCGGGGGCTGGCTCAAGCACATGTCGCCGGGCCCGATCTGGATGGCGCCGCTGATGCTGCCGATCGAGCTGTTCAGCCACCTGATCCGCTTCGTCTCGCTCACCATCCGCCTCACCGCCAACATGTTCGCGGACCACACGCTCGCGGCGATCTTCATCGGCTTTGGCGGGGTGGTCTCGATCTTCGTGCCCTGGATCGTGCTCGGTCTCGGGGTCTTCATCTGCTTCGTGCAGGCGTTCATCTTCACTTTCCTCACCAACATCTACATTGGGATGGGGCTCGAGGAAGCTCACTAG
- a CDS encoding ATP synthase F0 subunit C, whose amino-acid sequence MRAFFFVAAVLAMALSPDLAFAAEGGGDSSWGIAIGSGLAIGLAILGAGIAQGMTAANAVQGIARNPGAAGAIQTPMIIGLALIESIALLAFVIAFLIQGKI is encoded by the coding sequence ATGCGTGCGTTCTTCTTCGTGGCGGCCGTTCTGGCCATGGCTCTCTCGCCGGACCTGGCCTTCGCCGCCGAGGGTGGCGGCGACTCGAGCTGGGGGATCGCGATCGGCTCGGGCCTCGCGATCGGCCTGGCGATTCTCGGCGCCGGCATTGCGCAGGGCATGACCGCCGCGAACGCCGTCCAGGGCATCGCGCGCAATCCCGGCGCGGCGGGCGCGATCCAGACGCCGATGATCATCGGTCTGGCGCTGATCGAGTCGATCGCGCTGCTCGCCTTCGTCATCGCCTTCTTGATTCAAGGCAAGATCTAA
- the tmk gene encoding dTMP kinase translates to MRAARALLSRSVGWNGTPSNGTRDSGKPTSDGERGKAHDERGEACAFPIRQPRCQTERVTARGRFLVLEGIDGSGKTEQTRRLAAWLEQRGHRVVSTREPTDGPHGRRYRAWARGEFEASPDDVLEMFLADRREHLSRVVLPALVRGEIVVCDRYKHSTLAYQAAQGIDRARLRALFVTPEFPEPDLVLWLRLPVAQALLRMGANATERFERAEFLERVDAEYARLGLEAIDASLPPDRVERAIRERVERALA, encoded by the coding sequence TTGCGCGCGGCACGCGCCTTGCTCTCTCGATCCGTCGGGTGGAACGGAACTCCCTCTAACGGGACCAGGGACTCCGGGAAGCCCACGTCGGATGGGGAACGGGGAAAGGCGCACGATGAACGGGGTGAGGCGTGCGCATTCCCCATCCGGCAACCCCGGTGTCAGACTGAGCGCGTGACGGCGCGCGGCAGATTCCTGGTGCTCGAGGGCATCGACGGCTCGGGAAAGACCGAGCAGACGCGGCGCCTGGCCGCCTGGCTCGAGCAGCGGGGACACCGCGTGGTGTCGACCCGCGAGCCCACCGACGGCCCCCACGGCCGGCGCTACCGCGCCTGGGCGCGCGGCGAGTTCGAGGCCAGCCCGGACGACGTGCTCGAGATGTTCCTCGCAGACCGCCGCGAGCACCTCTCGCGCGTGGTGCTTCCCGCGCTCGTGCGCGGCGAGATCGTCGTCTGCGACCGCTACAAGCATTCGACGCTCGCCTACCAGGCCGCGCAGGGGATCGACCGCGCGCGGCTGCGCGCGCTCTTCGTCACGCCCGAGTTCCCGGAGCCGGATCTCGTGCTCTGGCTGCGCCTGCCCGTAGCACAGGCGCTGTTGCGGATGGGCGCGAACGCGACCGAGCGCTTCGAGCGCGCCGAGTTCCTGGAGCGCGTGGACGCGGAGTACGCGAGGCTCGGGCTCGAGGCGATCGACGCGAGCCTTCCGCCCGACCGCGTCGAGCGCGCGATCCGCGAGCGCGTCGAGCGCGCGCTGGCGTGA